One Nocardia sp. BMG111209 DNA segment encodes these proteins:
- a CDS encoding tetratricopeptide repeat protein, with amino-acid sequence MSQGQRAEGVVSGGPDPHRVVDSTSLVRELDLLRIRAARGSRKTRMSIDDLHRKFTDVPRSTLANYLNGKHFPPADLFDRIVIALGASATEQRAWSEAWFAASEQRLNDRWSFGRTAPAATPRELPGAVPGFVGRREHLRMLGALLDGATADMTIAVITGTAGVGKTALAVQWAHSVSPRFPDGQLYLDLQGFAPGDPMSPSDALAAFLGSLGVRPDEIPRHEAERAARYRTLLAERRMLVILDNVQSPAHVRPLLPGSPTCLVVVTSRHSMSGLVTGEGATRITLDPMPGDDAIRLLRNRIGARIDEELDAVTELIGRCARLPLPLCILAEHMAMNPKVAFAAVVHEFTQANPLDLLDTGEDARTDIRSVFSWSLTHLQDDAATVFRLLGLHPGHDFDAYIIAALADVDLAQARRLSTALRRAHLLESRGDQNRYGMHDLLRAYSVELAATIPEAARHAAIGRLMDYYLHAAMSAVQMIEAGDEEFRPQARPISTVSPEFGSSADADDWLAVERANIVRVAVYAAEHENHSRAIDLAQTMNRHVHSGGFHAEVVGMLTPALHAARRHQDARGEAYALTRLGIVHAHLGDYRAALDHSSAALAVCRRITQLLADTDLAESRHFRGGRIEPVAITRAAAFRFGEAVALSNLGIVYTRLGRYDEALTHQQRALELMRQSAIRVMEVPALANLGEIHLGEGRYQEAVRYGTEALQLARQSGHRAFEGTALTCLGNTHEAQGRHDEAENLYREAHTIAVQTDNLRLEAESLDGLGRVLHKRGEHAKALSYHTDALLVARSIEHRHEWATALTGAAHAQRALGLGEHARQLLREALTIYTELGVPEADVIRTRLHEEECRDTGRTN; translated from the coding sequence ATGTCCCAGGGACAGCGCGCCGAGGGCGTGGTGAGCGGCGGCCCGGACCCACACCGGGTGGTCGATTCGACGAGCCTGGTGCGTGAGCTCGACCTGTTGCGGATCAGGGCCGCGCGCGGATCCCGGAAAACTCGAATGAGCATCGACGATCTGCATCGGAAGTTCACGGACGTGCCGCGGTCGACGTTGGCCAACTATCTGAACGGAAAGCACTTCCCGCCTGCCGATCTGTTCGACCGGATCGTGATCGCTCTCGGCGCGTCGGCGACGGAGCAACGGGCTTGGAGCGAAGCATGGTTCGCCGCGTCGGAGCAGCGGCTGAACGATCGATGGTCGTTCGGCCGGACGGCGCCGGCCGCGACGCCGCGTGAATTACCGGGCGCGGTCCCCGGATTCGTCGGCCGCCGGGAGCATCTGCGGATGCTCGGCGCGCTGCTCGACGGCGCGACCGCGGACATGACGATCGCGGTGATCACGGGCACCGCGGGTGTCGGCAAGACCGCCTTGGCCGTCCAGTGGGCACACTCCGTCTCGCCCCGATTCCCGGACGGCCAGCTGTATCTGGACCTGCAGGGCTTCGCTCCCGGTGATCCGATGTCCCCGTCCGACGCCTTGGCGGCCTTCCTGGGCAGCCTCGGCGTCCGGCCGGACGAGATTCCCCGGCACGAGGCCGAACGCGCGGCCCGTTACCGCACGCTGCTCGCCGAGCGGCGAATGCTGGTGATACTCGACAACGTTCAGTCGCCGGCGCACGTACGGCCACTGCTACCCGGGTCACCGACCTGCCTGGTCGTGGTGACCAGCCGCCACTCGATGTCCGGACTGGTCACCGGCGAGGGCGCCACCCGCATCACGCTCGACCCCATGCCCGGCGACGACGCGATCCGGTTGCTGCGCAACCGGATCGGTGCCCGAATCGACGAGGAACTCGACGCCGTCACCGAACTGATCGGCCGGTGCGCGCGACTGCCGCTGCCCCTGTGCATTCTCGCCGAGCACATGGCCATGAACCCGAAAGTCGCCTTCGCGGCGGTGGTTCACGAGTTCACGCAGGCGAATCCGCTCGATCTGCTCGATACCGGAGAAGATGCCCGGACCGATATCCGCTCGGTCTTCTCCTGGTCACTCACCCATCTGCAGGACGACGCCGCCACGGTATTCCGGCTCCTCGGCCTGCATCCCGGGCACGACTTCGATGCCTACATCATCGCCGCGCTCGCCGACGTGGATCTCGCACAGGCACGGAGGCTTTCGACAGCACTGCGGCGCGCACACCTGCTGGAATCTCGGGGTGATCAGAACCGTTACGGCATGCACGATCTGCTGCGCGCCTATTCGGTGGAACTCGCCGCAACCATTCCGGAGGCAGCGCGGCACGCCGCGATCGGCCGCCTGATGGACTACTACCTGCACGCCGCGATGAGTGCCGTCCAGATGATCGAGGCAGGCGACGAGGAGTTCCGGCCGCAGGCGCGGCCGATCTCCACCGTGTCACCGGAATTCGGCAGTTCCGCCGACGCGGACGACTGGCTGGCCGTGGAACGCGCGAACATCGTACGAGTCGCCGTCTACGCCGCCGAGCACGAAAACCACAGCCGCGCCATCGATCTCGCGCAGACGATGAACCGCCACGTGCACAGCGGCGGGTTCCACGCCGAGGTGGTGGGTATGCTGACTCCGGCGCTGCACGCGGCACGCCGGCACCAGGATGCCCGCGGCGAAGCGTACGCACTCACCCGGCTCGGCATCGTCCACGCGCACCTCGGCGACTATCGCGCCGCGCTCGACCACAGCAGCGCGGCGCTCGCCGTCTGCCGCAGAATCACGCAACTGCTCGCCGACACCGACCTCGCGGAATCGCGCCATTTCCGCGGCGGCCGGATCGAACCGGTGGCGATCACCCGGGCCGCCGCGTTCCGGTTCGGCGAAGCTGTCGCACTGAGCAACCTCGGCATCGTGTACACCCGGCTGGGTCGCTACGACGAGGCCCTGACCCATCAACAGCGGGCGCTGGAGCTCATGCGTCAGTCCGCGATACGGGTGATGGAGGTACCGGCGCTGGCGAACCTCGGTGAAATCCACCTCGGCGAAGGCCGATACCAGGAGGCGGTCCGGTACGGTACCGAAGCGCTGCAGCTCGCCCGGCAATCCGGTCACCGCGCCTTCGAGGGCACCGCGCTGACCTGCCTCGGCAACACCCACGAAGCTCAGGGGCGCCACGACGAGGCCGAGAACCTCTACCGCGAGGCACACACGATCGCCGTCCAGACCGACAATCTCCGGCTGGAAGCCGAGTCACTCGACGGACTCGGCCGCGTGCTGCACAAACGCGGTGAACACGCCAAAGCGCTCAGTTATCACACCGATGCGCTGCTCGTCGCCCGATCGATCGAACATCGACACGAATGGGCGACGGCGCTCACCGGCGCAGCCCACGCGCAGCGCGCCCTCGGCCTCGGCGAGCACGCCCGCCAGCTCCTCCGAGAGGCACTGACGATCTACACCGAACTCGGCGTACCGGAGGCCGACGTAATCCGCACCCGCCTGCACGAGGAGGAGTGCCGGGACACCGGCCGAACGAATTAG
- a CDS encoding PE family protein yields MEFDPVRADRAAADLDALADRLDVDLRVRRPALAVSAPGTDEVSRRAALTLSEVAADYGDRAASGVLELRKLAATLRAQSRSLAGMESDNAAALGALS; encoded by the coding sequence ATGGAATTCGATCCCGTACGGGCCGACCGAGCGGCCGCCGATCTGGACGCGCTCGCCGACCGGCTGGACGTCGATCTGCGGGTGCGGCGCCCGGCTCTCGCCGTGTCGGCTCCCGGGACGGACGAGGTGTCCCGGCGGGCCGCACTGACCCTGAGCGAGGTCGCGGCCGACTACGGCGACCGCGCCGCGTCCGGCGTGCTGGAGTTGCGCAAACTGGCCGCCACGCTGCGCGCCCAGTCGCGCAGCCTGGCCGGGATGGAAAGCGACAACGCGGCTGCCCTCGGCGCCCTGAGCTGA
- a CDS encoding YbaB/EbfC family nucleoid-associated protein, producing the protein MGAMDELVARAERRLEQMRELGEATARVRARETSPDGAVTVEVDGNGALLDLSLSAAISRLTPTEFDRVVVDTARRAAAAAFARRGELITAFNREAESGPGTGRT; encoded by the coding sequence ATGGGTGCCATGGACGAGCTGGTCGCACGGGCCGAACGCCGGCTGGAGCAGATGCGGGAACTCGGCGAGGCGACGGCGCGGGTCCGGGCCCGCGAGACGTCGCCCGACGGCGCGGTCACGGTCGAGGTGGACGGCAACGGCGCGCTGCTCGACCTGTCGCTCTCGGCCGCGATAAGCCGCTTGACACCAACGGAATTCGACCGAGTCGTGGTGGACACCGCCCGCCGGGCCGCCGCCGCGGCCTTCGCCCGCCGGGGCGAGCTGATCACCGCGTTCAACCGGGAAGCCGAATCGGGACCGGGCACCGGACGTACCTAA
- the eccE gene encoding type VII secretion protein EccE: MSSPAPQLRSPEFWLFRTLPLRRVLPVLVVAAGLAYVAEVCAPQWWVPVAAATAAVVIGLVPVHGNSIAKRIGQGIAYRWQAAGNRSAAASGAPFDVPLPGGGSCGMRWDGDCLITMLRIDAQPRTVTRLSPTGLLADDMLPLPMIARCLDQFDIDLATIDIVSTGSRSAGTGAVARIYESVLGPLPAVAHRTVWVVLRLDPLANAEAAHRRGGGAGGALRSAIVATRRMANRLAVHGLHAAALSAAEMTSAALQLTLGVGIGEFTETSRSVVHDGMHHTSYRMTPAALGPRGIAAVWSTPTVATTITVRLQRAGSGAARTAAAAPVAVTATARFVTRDAPVRVQAPGLLPLHGKQWRAMLFSLPLGAGAATLPLDGYLGAPDALADVPMPITGCGQLIGADDSGQGVALPLVGSHVRRVEIVGSVLMAKQVILRAIALGAHVVVHTDRHEVWRPMLAQIADEQALTLAARPAGSQQANSYRLATMVVYDGLTPATHHSDATVLVLRRNGSVADGFEPNVTLVESPDTANLVTVHTNSGATPVYMVATPEELAYVGAPVGVPA, translated from the coding sequence GTGAGTTCGCCGGCCCCGCAATTGCGTTCCCCCGAATTCTGGCTGTTCCGCACATTGCCGCTGCGGCGGGTGTTGCCGGTTCTGGTGGTGGCGGCCGGCCTCGCCTACGTGGCGGAGGTGTGTGCGCCGCAGTGGTGGGTGCCGGTGGCGGCCGCGACGGCCGCCGTCGTGATCGGACTCGTTCCGGTGCACGGCAACTCGATCGCGAAGCGGATCGGCCAGGGCATCGCCTATCGCTGGCAGGCGGCGGGAAATCGGTCCGCCGCCGCTTCCGGCGCGCCGTTCGACGTTCCGCTGCCCGGCGGCGGCAGTTGCGGAATGCGCTGGGACGGAGACTGTCTGATCACGATGCTGCGCATCGACGCCCAGCCGCGCACGGTCACCCGGCTCAGCCCGACCGGGCTGCTCGCCGACGACATGCTGCCGCTGCCGATGATCGCGCGCTGCCTCGACCAGTTCGACATCGATCTGGCCACCATCGACATCGTCAGCACCGGCTCGCGCAGCGCCGGAACCGGTGCGGTGGCACGGATCTACGAGAGCGTGCTCGGCCCGCTGCCCGCGGTCGCGCACCGCACGGTCTGGGTGGTGCTGCGGCTGGATCCGCTGGCCAACGCGGAGGCCGCCCACCGCCGCGGCGGCGGCGCGGGAGGCGCGCTGCGCTCGGCGATCGTCGCCACCCGCCGGATGGCCAACCGGCTGGCGGTGCACGGTCTGCACGCCGCGGCGCTGTCGGCGGCGGAGATGACCTCCGCCGCACTGCAACTCACGCTCGGCGTGGGGATCGGCGAGTTCACCGAAACCTCGCGCAGCGTGGTCCACGACGGTATGCACCACACCAGTTACCGGATGACCCCGGCGGCGCTCGGGCCGCGCGGCATCGCCGCGGTGTGGTCCACGCCGACCGTCGCCACCACGATCACGGTCCGGCTGCAGCGGGCAGGATCCGGTGCGGCCCGGACGGCCGCGGCCGCGCCTGTCGCGGTCACCGCGACCGCGCGGTTCGTCACCCGCGACGCCCCGGTGCGGGTGCAGGCCCCCGGGCTGTTGCCGCTGCACGGGAAGCAGTGGCGCGCAATGCTGTTCAGCTTGCCGCTCGGCGCCGGCGCGGCCACGCTGCCGCTGGACGGCTACCTGGGCGCGCCCGACGCACTCGCGGATGTGCCGATGCCGATCACCGGTTGCGGACAGCTCATCGGCGCCGACGACTCCGGACAGGGTGTGGCGCTGCCGCTGGTGGGCAGCCATGTGCGCCGGGTGGAGATCGTCGGGTCCGTGCTGATGGCCAAGCAGGTGATCCTGCGCGCCATCGCGCTCGGCGCACATGTCGTGGTGCACACCGACCGGCACGAGGTGTGGCGGCCGATGCTCGCCCAGATCGCCGACGAGCAGGCGCTCACACTGGCGGCCCGGCCGGCGGGCTCGCAGCAGGCGAATTCGTATCGGCTCGCCACCATGGTCGTCTACGACGGCCTCACCCCGGCCACCCACCACTCCGACGCGACCGTGCTGGTGCTGCGCCGGAACGGTTCCGTGGCAGACGGTTTCGAGCCGAACGTCACGCTGGTCGAGAGCCCGGACACGGCCAACCTGGTCACGGTCCACACGAACTCCGGTGCGACACCGGTGTACATGGTCGCCACCCCGGAGGAACTGGCGTATGTCGGCGCCCCGGTGGGGGTTCCGGCCTGA
- a CDS encoding PPE domain-containing protein, which yields MIEPPFAGFTGVVWEARPTDRLARDLTTGPGSVPAAEAAVAWGHLAAGFGAAVVEYDRILGEIRDHWHSDTSDEVLERISTMREWLLDAAGAAGRNAVHAGDLATAYEVARLAMPHIGEIAALAAAAQGMAAAAAALGAPLIGAAAQIGADQDIAGASAARVMRSYESAAEPLSRPWSQTEPPTLSTEVALAAEQAVPARPPTTTEAPPIMVPLPAFPVPEALVGARVRRVAVVSREPAPVRSPAAPVATTTGQSAPAAAASPTAGAAEEERTVRAGPAESGYGSWQFESGLAAAPAVVGEHDAPPTGSASSGAAG from the coding sequence ATGATCGAACCACCGTTCGCCGGATTCACCGGTGTGGTCTGGGAAGCCCGGCCCACCGACCGGCTGGCGCGCGATCTGACCACGGGCCCGGGCTCGGTACCGGCGGCCGAAGCCGCCGTCGCCTGGGGCCACCTGGCCGCCGGTTTCGGCGCCGCCGTGGTGGAGTACGACCGGATCCTCGGCGAGATCCGGGACCACTGGCATTCCGACACCAGTGACGAAGTGCTCGAACGCATTTCGACGATGCGCGAATGGCTGCTGGACGCGGCCGGCGCGGCCGGGCGCAATGCCGTGCACGCCGGTGACCTGGCCACCGCCTACGAGGTGGCCCGGCTGGCCATGCCGCATATCGGCGAGATCGCGGCGCTGGCCGCGGCGGCGCAGGGGATGGCGGCCGCCGCGGCCGCGCTGGGTGCCCCGCTGATCGGCGCGGCCGCGCAGATCGGTGCGGATCAGGACATCGCCGGGGCGAGTGCGGCGCGCGTGATGCGCTCCTACGAATCGGCGGCCGAGCCGCTGTCGCGGCCGTGGTCGCAGACCGAACCGCCGACGCTGTCCACCGAGGTCGCGCTCGCGGCCGAACAGGCCGTCCCGGCCCGGCCGCCGACGACCACCGAGGCGCCGCCGATCATGGTGCCGCTGCCCGCGTTCCCGGTGCCGGAAGCCCTGGTCGGCGCCCGCGTGCGGCGGGTCGCCGTGGTGTCGCGGGAACCGGCCCCGGTGCGGTCGCCGGCGGCGCCGGTGGCCACGACGACCGGGCAGTCGGCGCCGGCCGCCGCGGCCTCCCCCACGGCCGGCGCTGCCGAGGAGGAACGCACCGTGCGGGCCGGTCCGGCCGAATCCGGATACGGCTCTTGGCAATTCGAGTCCGGCCTGGCCGCCGCGCCGGCCGTGGTGGGCGAGCACGACGCGCCGCCCACCGGGTCCGCGTCCTCGGGTGCGGCGGGATGA
- a CDS encoding ESX secretion-associated protein EspG has product MNRTWNFTDLEFVVLWAELRENRLPRPFMFTTDIRYASDYRRERDRIRERLQRTADPAVHEVLRDVARPDIAIAVRGMDGVEPTNPAASVRLLATRRADRGYLLTQLPGRTVDHAAGFTVTECDPLRLADVIADALPEQPAGRSGPFTVVPSQGPDAMDHGYGRSGLWDSAAAEHSGAASAERLLRIVPDRVGLVEIAQGITSFGPRGRTVRRLEWRDLPDDGRYVVSPGPPVTVTGADRRGLIAAINAETAVVVRAIRDEKSSIVNHSGPAGRQRRW; this is encoded by the coding sequence ATGAACCGTACCTGGAACTTCACCGATCTGGAATTCGTCGTGCTCTGGGCGGAGTTGCGGGAGAACCGGTTACCGCGGCCCTTCATGTTCACGACCGACATCCGGTATGCGAGCGACTATCGGCGTGAACGTGACCGCATCCGGGAACGCTTGCAGCGCACCGCCGATCCGGCCGTGCACGAGGTGCTGCGGGATGTCGCCCGCCCGGATATCGCGATCGCGGTACGCGGTATGGACGGCGTGGAGCCGACGAATCCGGCGGCGTCCGTCCGCTTGCTCGCCACGCGCCGCGCCGATCGCGGCTACCTGCTGACCCAGCTGCCCGGCCGGACCGTCGACCACGCGGCCGGCTTCACCGTCACCGAATGCGATCCGCTGCGGCTGGCCGACGTGATCGCCGACGCACTGCCCGAGCAGCCCGCCGGCCGATCCGGGCCGTTCACGGTGGTCCCGTCGCAGGGACCGGACGCGATGGACCACGGCTACGGCAGGTCCGGGTTGTGGGACTCGGCCGCCGCCGAGCACTCCGGTGCCGCGTCGGCCGAGCGGCTGCTGCGGATCGTCCCCGACCGCGTCGGCCTCGTCGAGATCGCCCAGGGCATCACCTCGTTCGGTCCGCGTGGACGTACGGTCCGGCGTCTGGAGTGGCGCGATCTGCCGGACGACGGCCGCTACGTCGTCTCCCCCGGCCCGCCGGTCACCGTGACCGGCGCCGACCGGCGCGGCCTGATCGCCGCGATCAACGCCGAGACCGCCGTCGTCGTGCGCGCGATCCGGGACGAGAAGTCGAGTATCGTGAACCACTCCGGCCCGGCGGGAAGGCAGCGCAGATGGTGA
- a CDS encoding ESX secretion-associated protein EspG, translated as MPALTNDAILAAAELLGVQTLPHVLGVGPRQDRIDAFLAARTAALDGLRTARLLDRYGDLDSDLAAALHILAQPERELATRIHTASGVRRICLARRGTGHVVAVRTDDTFELATGWGGDAAGLARPVLDALGPRPPAAVPTFSAPVDRLRERLDAARTAADYTQICYGLGVEERAAIGFGLAMSGCLAHAEIVAYTHANGATRAAPGAVAIYDTHRGRIVAGPNVAADHTIWTTFSPGTDHRVAHAVTRLVETLPGGRWMP; from the coding sequence ATGCCGGCACTGACCAACGACGCGATCCTCGCGGCCGCGGAACTGCTCGGCGTGCAGACCCTGCCGCATGTGCTCGGGGTCGGGCCGCGCCAGGATCGCATCGATGCCTTCCTGGCCGCCCGCACGGCCGCACTGGACGGCCTGCGCACCGCCCGATTGCTCGACCGGTACGGCGATCTGGATTCCGATCTGGCGGCGGCACTGCACATTCTGGCGCAGCCCGAACGAGAGTTGGCCACGCGCATCCACACCGCGTCCGGGGTCCGCCGGATCTGCCTGGCGCGCAGGGGAACCGGACATGTGGTGGCGGTGCGGACCGACGACACGTTCGAGCTCGCAACCGGATGGGGTGGTGACGCCGCCGGCCTGGCCCGGCCGGTGCTCGACGCGCTCGGTCCGCGCCCGCCCGCGGCCGTCCCGACCTTCAGCGCCCCTGTCGACCGGCTGCGCGAGCGGCTGGACGCCGCGCGCACCGCCGCCGACTACACGCAGATCTGTTACGGCCTCGGCGTCGAGGAGCGCGCGGCGATCGGATTCGGTCTCGCGATGTCCGGATGCCTGGCGCACGCCGAGATCGTCGCGTACACCCACGCGAACGGCGCGACCCGGGCCGCCCCCGGTGCGGTGGCGATCTACGACACCCACCGGGGCCGGATCGTGGCCGGGCCGAATGTCGCCGCGGACCACACGATCTGGACCACGTTCTCCCCCGGAACCGATCACCGGGTCGCCCATGCCGTCACGCGCCTGGTCGAGACGCTGCCGGGCGGAAGGTGGATGCCCTGA
- a CDS encoding type VII secretion target, whose amino-acid sequence MSDLVAAPEGVRGYGAVAATMAARTLAAGTVDQAAAVAAAIPVFGLIGQDFLASFAVAQANHLSSVGELAAVHAGTAAAAYESATEYEVSESDTAAAIHAIGNTR is encoded by the coding sequence ATGAGTGACCTGGTTGCGGCACCCGAAGGCGTCCGTGGGTACGGCGCTGTCGCCGCGACGATGGCGGCACGGACCCTGGCCGCCGGCACCGTGGATCAGGCGGCCGCCGTCGCGGCCGCGATACCGGTCTTCGGTCTCATCGGACAGGATTTCCTCGCGAGTTTCGCTGTCGCGCAAGCCAATCACCTGAGTTCGGTCGGTGAGCTGGCCGCGGTACACGCGGGCACCGCGGCGGCCGCGTACGAAAGTGCCACGGAATACGAGGTTTCCGAGTCGGATACCGCCGCGGCGATACACGCCATCGGTAACACCCGATGA
- a CDS encoding WXG100 family type VII secretion target, with amino-acid sequence MPGPQIQQNESTASGAQTAMADAVAAIRAKINAITTAVEDAKRGWQGDAFDACNTAADNWETEATALNKTLDDLQAEVGTSVHTYSGMEGDNTQFFTTLGVAAPS; translated from the coding sequence ATGCCCGGACCACAGATTCAGCAGAACGAAAGTACCGCGTCCGGTGCGCAGACCGCCATGGCCGACGCGGTCGCCGCGATCCGCGCCAAGATCAACGCCATCACCACGGCCGTCGAGGACGCCAAGCGCGGTTGGCAGGGTGATGCCTTCGACGCGTGCAACACCGCCGCCGACAACTGGGAAACCGAGGCCACCGCACTGAACAAGACATTGGACGACCTCCAGGCCGAGGTCGGCACCAGCGTCCACACCTACTCCGGTATGGAAGGCGACAACACCCAGTTCTTCACCACGCTGGGTGTCGCCGCGCCGTCCTGA